In Lactococcus garvieae subsp. garvieae, the following proteins share a genomic window:
- the mutS gene encoding DNA mismatch repair protein MutS yields the protein MSEKISPGMQQYLDIKADYPDAFLLFRMGDFYELFYEDAVNAAQILELSLTSRNKNAENPIPMAGVPHHSADQYIEQLVNLGHKVAVAEQMEDPKTAAGIVKRAVTQVITPGTAVDVGLTTENNFLVALDKASETFSLAYMDLSTGEFKATQFSDFSAALSEISSLKAREIVVGYELSDDDRQVFEKQLNVMVSKQYDYEDIASTLSPLENQVASKLLAYIKRTQLRDLSHLQEVEHYEIKDFLQMDFATKSSLELTANKREGKKHGTLYWLLDQTKTAMGTRLLRSWVDRPLISADAINKRADVVQLFVDNFFERADLIEALKGVYDLERLASRVSFGKVLPVDYLQLENSLSNVPGIKNVLLTMNNPVLDPLISQLDEIPELIALIRQAIDESAQRVITEGGVIKSGYNAQLDKYREALTNGTSWIAELEAKEKANTGISTLRIDFNRKDGYYFHITQSQLGSVPDHFYRKATLKNSERFGSKELAEIEEIMLEAREKSSVLEYDLFAQVRTETEQYISRLQKLAKAIASIDCLQSLATVAEKYQYTRPIFTPERKVNIVKGRHPVVESVLGAQEYVPNDIKLPNQTAIQLITGPNMSGKSTYMRQFAMIVIMAQIGSFVPAELAELPIFDAIFTRIGASDNLISGESTFMVEMMEANHAIQHATPHSLIIFDELGRGTATYDGMALAQSIIEYIHDNIHAKTLFATHYHELTELADSLEELENVHVATLEKGGDVTFLHKITEGPADKSYGIHVAKIAGLPTKLLERADIILQKLENKPVMSKAPVVEKEQLSLFTFEDNHQELIERLKETNVDNMTAREALNFLWDLKDKL from the coding sequence ATGTCTGAAAAAATTTCACCAGGAATGCAGCAATATCTTGATATCAAAGCTGATTATCCGGATGCTTTCTTGCTCTTTCGCATGGGAGATTTTTACGAGCTTTTTTATGAAGATGCAGTGAATGCAGCACAAATTTTAGAATTATCTCTGACTTCGCGCAATAAGAATGCAGAAAATCCGATTCCGATGGCAGGCGTTCCTCACCATTCAGCAGATCAATATATCGAGCAGCTTGTGAATTTAGGCCATAAGGTTGCCGTGGCAGAGCAAATGGAAGACCCTAAAACGGCTGCTGGTATCGTCAAACGCGCGGTTACGCAAGTTATTACACCAGGTACAGCTGTAGATGTGGGTTTAACAACTGAGAATAACTTTTTAGTGGCCTTGGATAAAGCTTCTGAAACATTTTCCCTGGCTTATATGGATCTATCGACAGGCGAATTTAAAGCCACTCAATTCTCCGACTTTTCAGCAGCCCTCAGTGAGATATCCTCCCTAAAGGCACGTGAGATTGTTGTGGGTTATGAGCTATCAGACGATGACAGACAAGTCTTTGAAAAGCAACTGAATGTGATGGTCTCAAAGCAGTATGATTATGAAGACATTGCTTCCACACTTTCTCCCTTAGAAAATCAAGTGGCTTCAAAACTCTTGGCCTACATTAAGCGTACTCAATTAAGGGACTTGAGCCACTTGCAGGAAGTGGAACACTATGAAATAAAAGACTTTCTGCAAATGGACTTTGCAACGAAATCTTCTCTGGAGTTAACCGCCAATAAACGAGAAGGAAAAAAGCATGGCACTCTTTATTGGTTGCTTGATCAAACCAAAACAGCTATGGGGACACGTTTACTCCGAAGTTGGGTAGACCGCCCGTTGATTTCTGCTGACGCCATCAATAAACGTGCGGATGTTGTACAACTTTTCGTGGACAATTTCTTTGAACGTGCCGATTTGATTGAGGCTCTCAAAGGTGTTTATGACCTTGAACGCCTAGCTTCCCGAGTGTCCTTCGGTAAAGTTCTTCCCGTGGATTATTTGCAGTTGGAAAATTCCTTGTCGAATGTCCCAGGCATTAAAAATGTTTTACTGACCATGAACAATCCAGTTCTGGACCCCCTCATCTCTCAACTGGATGAAATTCCAGAACTTATCGCCTTAATACGTCAGGCAATTGATGAATCAGCGCAACGTGTCATTACTGAAGGGGGCGTCATTAAGTCAGGTTATAATGCGCAACTGGACAAATATCGCGAAGCTTTAACAAACGGTACTTCATGGATAGCAGAGTTGGAAGCGAAAGAAAAAGCCAACACAGGAATCTCGACATTAAGAATTGATTTCAACCGCAAAGACGGTTATTATTTCCATATTACGCAAAGTCAGCTTGGCAGTGTTCCTGACCATTTTTATCGTAAGGCAACCTTGAAAAATTCAGAGCGCTTTGGTTCAAAAGAGTTGGCTGAAATCGAAGAAATTATGCTTGAAGCGCGTGAAAAATCAAGTGTTTTAGAATATGATCTTTTTGCGCAGGTACGTACAGAGACTGAACAATATATCTCGCGCCTGCAAAAATTAGCAAAAGCAATTGCCAGTATCGACTGTTTGCAAAGCTTAGCGACCGTTGCGGAAAAATACCAGTATACTCGTCCCATTTTTACCCCAGAGCGAAAGGTAAATATTGTAAAAGGGCGTCATCCTGTGGTGGAGAGTGTTCTTGGCGCTCAAGAATATGTACCCAATGACATTAAGTTGCCAAATCAAACCGCAATTCAGCTTATCACTGGGCCAAATATGTCTGGTAAATCAACCTACATGCGTCAATTTGCGATGATTGTCATTATGGCACAGATCGGCTCTTTCGTACCAGCTGAGCTTGCTGAACTTCCGATATTTGATGCGATTTTTACACGTATTGGTGCAAGTGATAACTTAATTTCAGGAGAGTCGACCTTTATGGTTGAAATGATGGAAGCCAACCATGCTATCCAACATGCTACGCCGCATTCTTTAATCATTTTTGATGAACTTGGACGAGGCACTGCAACTTATGACGGAATGGCTTTGGCGCAGTCGATTATTGAGTATATTCATGATAATATTCATGCTAAAACACTCTTTGCGACACATTACCATGAGCTGACGGAGTTGGCAGACAGTCTTGAGGAGTTAGAAAATGTGCATGTTGCAACCTTGGAAAAAGGTGGTGATGTGACTTTCTTGCATAAGATTACGGAAGGTCCAGCAGATAAATCCTATGGTATTCATGTGGCTAAAATTGCAGGACTGCCAACAAAATTACTTGAACGTGCCGATATTATTCTGCAAAAGTTGGAGAATAAGCCTGTAATGAGTAAAGCACCCGTAGTTGAAAAAGAGCAATTGAGCCTTTTCACTTTTGAAGATAACCATCAAGAGTTGATTGAGAGATTAAAAGAAACGAATGTCGATAATATGACAGCACGCGAAGCTTTGAACTTTTTATGGGATCTCAAAGACAAGCTGTAA